One window of the Marmota flaviventris isolate mMarFla1 chromosome 2, mMarFla1.hap1, whole genome shotgun sequence genome contains the following:
- the Otor gene encoding otoraplin, giving the protein MARIILLLLLGLVAICAVHGVFMDRLASKKLCADEECVYTISLASAQEDYNAPDCRFINVKKGQQIYVYSKLVKENEAGEFWAGSVYGDHQDEMGIVGYFPSNLVKEQHVYQEATKEVPTTDIDFFCE; this is encoded by the exons atggcAAGAATAATATTACTTCTCCTTCTGGGTCTTGTGGCTATATGTGCTGTGCATGGAGTATTTATGGACAGACTTGCTTCCAAGAAGCTGTGTGCAGATGAGGAGTGTGTCT ataCTATTTCTCTGGCTAGTGCTCAAGAAGATTACAATGCCCCAGACTGTAGATTCATTAATGTTAAAAAAGGGCAGCAAATCTATGTTTACTCAAAGCTggtgaaagaaaatgaagctgGAGAGTTTTGGGCTGGCAGT GTTTATGGTGATCATCAGGATGAAATGGGAATTGTGGGTTATTTCCCCAGCAACCTGGTCAAGGAGCAACATGTGTACCAGGAAGCCACCAAAGAAGTTCCCACTACG gatATCGACTTCTTCTGTGAATAA
- the Snrpb2 gene encoding U2 small nuclear ribonucleoprotein B'' gives MDIRPNHTIYINNMNDKIKKEELKRSLYALFSQFGHVVDIVALKTMKMRGQAFVIFKELGSSTNALRQLQGFPFYGKPMRIQYAKTDSDIISKMRGTFADKEKKKEKKKAKTVEQTAATANKKPGQGIPNSANPQGNSTPNPQVPDYPPNYILFLNNLPEETNEMMLSMLFNQFPGFKEVRLVPGRHDIAFVEFENDGQAGAARDALQGFKITPSHAMKITYAKK, from the exons ATGGATATCAGACCAAATCATACAATTTATATCAACAATAtgaatgacaaaattaaaaaagaag AATTGAAGAGATCCCTATATGCTCTTTTTTCTCAGTTTGGGCATGTGGTAGATATAGTGGCTTTAAAGACGATGAAGATGAGAGGGCAagcctttgttatttttaagGAACTAGGCTCATCCACAAATGCTTTGAGACAGTTACAAGGATTTCCATTTTATGGTAAACCAATG CGAATCCAGTATGCAAAAACAGATTCTGATATAATATCTAAAATGCGAGGCACTTTTgctgataaagaaaagaaaaaagaaaagaaaaaagccaaaacTGTGGAACAGACTGCAGCAACTGCAAACAAAAAGCCTGGTCAG GGAATACCAAATTCAGCTAATCCCCAAGGAAATTCAACACCGAATCCTCAG gTCCCTGATTACCCTCCAAACTATATTTTGTTCCTTAATAATTTACCAGAAGAGACTAATGAGATGATGTTGTCCATGCTGTTTAATCA GTTCCCTGGTTTTAAGGAAGTGCGTCTGGTACCTGGGAGGCATGACATTGCTTTTGTTGAATTTGAAAATGACGGACAGGCTGGAGCTGCCAGGGATGCTTTACAAGGGTTTAAGATCACACCATCCCATGCTATGAAGATCACCTATGCCAAGAAATAA